A window of the Microbacterium sp. AZCO genome harbors these coding sequences:
- a CDS encoding glycosyltransferase has product MAAERSLHVLQNVVLPFDGEADVVELYVRAVPGAIVSSARSSFTISARHSVSFDSYFGAFPAGYWRSHTSVDRVRLVLTADAAVTIELLAAGQTSARRTVEKRDVEGTTTFEVALTAGDAWLWFEVSAGDRDATISEISWQANDAADRRAAVCVTTFNREADCIRVLERLAADAKVLDQVGRVFVVDQGDRKVRDHDGFDSAAASLGERLTIIEQPNLGGSGGFSRGMIEALGSDVDDALLLDDDVILEPESISRLLAFAARARGDRIVGAHMLSLVDRTVLHTYGERVARRGFWWSSVDPALSEVDLAALWIERTPPLRAVHDVDFNGWWMCLVPLAVIRRIGASLPFFIKWDDAEFGLRASAAGIPTVTLPGAAIWHMPWTGKDDGLDWQAYYQLRNRVVAALLHSPARRGGGILSSTLALDVNHLLCLQYGSAEVRALALRDVLSGPGHLGPSLRSKTPQVREMLREAGQIVLDDVDLPVGERFGGPVEPSGARAKVSRALRVMAHQFRRPRPPKPQAVDATLTRAEGKWWALGLMDSATIASATGRGAFVARRDRRRARRLLVEAASLRVRLWLAWPRLARDYRRFLGDLTSPSAWQRQFSLDDRA; this is encoded by the coding sequence ATGGCGGCCGAGCGGAGCCTTCACGTCCTTCAGAATGTCGTCTTGCCATTCGACGGCGAGGCTGACGTCGTGGAACTCTATGTGAGGGCCGTCCCCGGGGCCATCGTGTCGTCTGCGCGTTCGAGCTTCACCATAAGCGCCCGCCACTCGGTGTCCTTCGACTCCTACTTCGGGGCCTTCCCGGCAGGCTACTGGCGTTCGCACACATCGGTCGATCGAGTACGCCTCGTGCTCACGGCCGACGCCGCGGTCACGATCGAGTTGCTGGCGGCCGGGCAGACATCGGCGCGGCGTACCGTCGAGAAGCGCGATGTCGAGGGAACGACGACCTTCGAGGTCGCCCTGACCGCGGGGGACGCCTGGCTCTGGTTCGAAGTGTCGGCTGGCGACCGGGATGCGACGATCAGCGAGATCTCGTGGCAGGCGAACGACGCGGCGGACCGCAGAGCGGCGGTATGCGTCACGACCTTCAACCGCGAGGCCGATTGCATTCGCGTCCTCGAGCGTCTGGCCGCTGATGCGAAGGTCCTCGATCAGGTCGGGCGAGTCTTCGTCGTCGATCAGGGCGACCGCAAAGTCAGGGATCACGACGGCTTCGATTCAGCTGCAGCGAGCCTGGGGGAGCGCCTCACGATCATCGAACAGCCGAACCTCGGCGGTTCGGGCGGTTTCAGTCGCGGGATGATCGAAGCCCTCGGATCCGACGTCGATGACGCCCTCCTGCTCGACGACGATGTCATCCTCGAGCCAGAGTCGATCTCGCGCCTGCTCGCCTTCGCCGCGCGCGCGCGAGGCGACCGCATCGTCGGCGCTCATATGCTGAGCCTCGTCGACCGCACCGTGCTGCACACCTACGGCGAACGCGTGGCGCGACGGGGGTTCTGGTGGTCGTCGGTCGATCCCGCACTCTCGGAGGTCGATCTCGCGGCGCTCTGGATCGAGCGCACGCCCCCGTTGCGCGCGGTGCACGACGTCGACTTCAACGGCTGGTGGATGTGTCTCGTGCCTCTCGCAGTGATCAGGCGGATCGGGGCATCCCTCCCGTTCTTCATCAAGTGGGATGACGCCGAGTTCGGTCTCCGGGCGAGCGCCGCTGGAATCCCGACCGTGACGCTTCCCGGAGCGGCGATCTGGCACATGCCGTGGACGGGCAAGGACGACGGGCTCGACTGGCAGGCCTACTACCAGTTGCGCAACCGGGTCGTCGCCGCGCTGCTGCACTCACCGGCGCGCCGGGGCGGAGGCATCCTGAGCAGCACGCTCGCTCTCGATGTGAATCACCTGCTATGCCTGCAGTACGGGTCGGCGGAAGTGCGCGCGCTGGCGCTCCGCGATGTGCTGAGTGGACCGGGCCACCTCGGGCCCTCCCTCCGCAGCAAGACCCCTCAGGTGCGGGAGATGTTGCGAGAAGCAGGTCAGATCGTCCTCGACGACGTTGACCTTCCCGTGGGGGAGCGGTTCGGTGGGCCGGTGGAGCCCTCCGGCGCGCGGGCCAAGGTCTCACGCGCCCTGCGCGTCATGGCGCACCAGTTCCGCCGCCCCCGGCCTCCGAAACCGCAGGCGGTCGATGCGACCCTCACACGGGCAGAGGGGAAGTGGTGGGCTTTGGGCCTGATGGACTCCGCCACGATCGCCAGCGCGACGGGGCGCGGAGCTTTCGTCGCACGCCGTGATCGCCGTCGCGCGCGACGCCTCCTCGTCGAGGCGGCGTCACTCCGTGTGCGGCTGTGGCTCGCCTGGCCGCGGCTCGCCCGCGACTATCGCCGTTTCCTCGGCGACCTCACATCGCCCAGTGCGTGGCAACGCCAGTTCTCCCTCGACGACCGCGCCTGA
- a CDS encoding glycosyltransferase family 4 protein, whose protein sequence is MTGDLIGVRMAGPAIRVWNMAEALAPHCDVRVASWNRIERSSDRFETVHVREIDDRAMREHEQWADVIVVQGTSFRTFPSIARTEKIVVADLYDPFQLEQLEMNKYSPPDEWADEVTKAVSLLNEQLARADVFLCASEAQRSLWLGALSTVGRLNPVTYTEDPTFESLLRLVPFGLPEEPPVQERHGIKGTVPGIGPNDRVLIWGGGIYNWFDPVTLVEAVGLLADEHPEIKLFFLSARHFNPDIPEMQALTDTVETADRLGLTGTSVFFNESWVDYESRADYLLDADLGVSTHLWHAETRFSFRTRILDYLWAALPIVATDGDSFADLIRTRELGRVVPPTDPRALADAIRELIVDDAARELARGNVRAVREEFAWSRALAPLVDFCVNPRPAADRAALRERTSALAGSHFERVLAMPRGPRRDFALFRYYWKQGGISRVREKMATRKERLERD, encoded by the coding sequence GTGACAGGCGACCTGATCGGCGTGCGGATGGCCGGTCCGGCCATCCGCGTCTGGAACATGGCGGAGGCGCTCGCCCCGCACTGCGACGTGCGCGTCGCCTCATGGAACCGGATCGAGCGGAGCTCCGACCGCTTCGAGACCGTCCACGTGCGCGAGATCGACGACAGAGCGATGCGCGAGCACGAGCAGTGGGCCGACGTCATCGTCGTGCAGGGCACCTCCTTCCGCACGTTCCCGTCGATCGCGCGCACGGAGAAGATCGTGGTCGCCGACCTCTACGATCCTTTCCAGCTGGAGCAGCTCGAGATGAACAAGTACAGCCCGCCCGATGAGTGGGCCGACGAGGTGACGAAAGCCGTGTCGCTGCTCAACGAGCAGCTCGCTCGGGCAGACGTCTTCCTCTGCGCCTCCGAGGCTCAGCGAAGCCTGTGGCTCGGGGCGCTGTCGACCGTCGGCCGGCTGAACCCCGTCACCTATACGGAGGACCCGACCTTCGAGTCGCTGCTCCGACTCGTGCCGTTCGGTCTGCCCGAGGAGCCGCCCGTCCAGGAGCGCCACGGCATCAAAGGCACCGTTCCCGGGATCGGGCCGAACGACAGGGTGCTGATCTGGGGCGGCGGCATCTACAACTGGTTCGACCCGGTGACGCTCGTCGAAGCCGTGGGCCTCCTCGCCGACGAGCATCCCGAGATCAAGCTCTTCTTCCTCAGCGCTCGCCACTTCAACCCCGACATCCCCGAGATGCAGGCACTGACCGACACGGTCGAGACAGCCGACCGGCTGGGATTGACGGGCACCTCCGTGTTCTTCAATGAATCGTGGGTCGACTACGAGAGTCGCGCCGACTACCTCCTGGATGCCGATCTCGGCGTCAGCACGCATCTATGGCATGCCGAGACGCGGTTCTCCTTCCGCACCCGCATCCTGGACTATCTCTGGGCGGCGCTGCCCATCGTCGCCACCGACGGCGACAGCTTCGCCGATCTGATCCGCACCCGCGAACTGGGACGCGTCGTGCCCCCCACGGACCCTCGGGCGCTGGCCGATGCGATCCGCGAGCTCATCGTGGACGACGCCGCCCGAGAACTCGCACGCGGCAACGTGCGCGCGGTCCGTGAGGAGTTCGCATGGTCGCGCGCCCTCGCGCCTCTCGTCGACTTCTGCGTCAATCCTCGTCCCGCCGCGGACCGTGCGGCTCTGCGCGAGCGAACGTCGGCGCTGGCGGGATCGCATTTCGAGCGCGTCCTCGCCATGCCTCGCGGACCCCGTCGGGACTTCGCCCTCTTCCGCTATTACTGGAAGCAGGGCGGGATCAGCCGCGTCCGAGAGAAGATGGCGACCCGCAAGGAGCGGCTCGAACGGGACTGA
- a CDS encoding DUF2142 domain-containing protein: MRRTGSKTGRLALAIAIPVLAFLSLASWAFASPVGASPDDDFHLASIWCGLGERPGLCEDPGDGSEARRIPTAVVSATCYVFKPEASADCWNPGVAGLSRVARANVDGLYPPVFYATMSVFASDDIPTSVLAMRLFNSAFAVGLLTAVFFALPRWTRPALVLSVLATCMPLGLFILASVNPSSWAILSGAVVWIAMYGVTQTSGRRRVVLAALTVFGALIGAGARADAAVYAVFAVGLALILGLRARRDALIPGLIAVGVVVLSALFYLSASQSGAVLSGLTDENPPLTSGQVIANALGVPTLWFGALGGWALGWLDTGMPATVNVLAVLVFCGALFVGVRRVHLRRGIAVALTVIALWAVPFVLLYQSHALVGAQVQPRYILPLMVIAVGVASLRRDAESSWNGGRLIFGGAALAVAFTIALHTDIQRYTTGTDELHLDPGGADAEWWWGAGPSSLVVWVGGSLAFAGIFVLLALLLPRQEREPSPAALLVPAVDAETPAATGSLEPGSREPVDATSAAVPTSSTHS; this comes from the coding sequence GTGCGACGAACAGGTTCGAAGACTGGCAGACTGGCCCTCGCAATCGCTATTCCCGTCCTCGCCTTCCTGTCTCTCGCCTCCTGGGCCTTCGCATCCCCCGTGGGGGCCAGTCCCGACGATGATTTCCACCTGGCGTCCATCTGGTGCGGTCTCGGCGAACGCCCGGGGTTGTGCGAGGATCCAGGCGACGGAAGCGAAGCCCGGCGGATCCCGACGGCGGTGGTCTCCGCCACGTGCTACGTCTTCAAGCCCGAGGCGAGCGCCGATTGCTGGAATCCGGGTGTAGCCGGTCTCTCTCGCGTCGCACGCGCGAACGTCGACGGACTGTACCCGCCGGTCTTCTACGCGACGATGTCCGTCTTCGCGAGTGATGACATCCCGACCTCTGTGCTTGCGATGAGGCTGTTCAACAGCGCGTTCGCCGTCGGTCTGCTCACTGCGGTGTTCTTCGCGCTGCCCCGCTGGACCCGGCCCGCACTCGTTCTCTCGGTGCTCGCAACCTGCATGCCGCTCGGGTTGTTCATCCTCGCTTCCGTCAATCCGTCCTCCTGGGCCATCTTGTCCGGCGCAGTCGTCTGGATCGCGATGTACGGCGTCACGCAGACGAGCGGCAGACGTCGCGTCGTTCTGGCGGCGCTCACGGTCTTCGGCGCCCTTATCGGCGCCGGCGCACGTGCGGATGCCGCCGTCTACGCCGTCTTCGCGGTGGGTCTGGCGCTGATCCTGGGGCTGCGGGCCCGCAGAGACGCTCTGATTCCTGGGCTGATCGCGGTCGGCGTGGTCGTGCTGAGCGCCCTGTTCTACTTGAGCGCCTCACAGAGCGGGGCCGTGCTGAGCGGGCTCACCGACGAGAATCCGCCGCTGACGAGCGGGCAGGTGATCGCCAACGCGCTCGGTGTCCCGACACTCTGGTTCGGCGCGCTCGGCGGCTGGGCCCTCGGGTGGCTCGACACGGGCATGCCGGCGACCGTCAACGTCCTCGCTGTGCTGGTGTTCTGCGGAGCGCTCTTCGTGGGCGTCCGTCGCGTCCACCTCCGACGCGGCATCGCCGTCGCGCTCACCGTGATCGCGTTGTGGGCCGTGCCCTTCGTGCTGCTCTACCAGTCTCACGCCCTGGTCGGCGCGCAAGTGCAGCCCCGCTACATTCTTCCGCTGATGGTCATCGCGGTCGGGGTCGCGTCGCTGCGACGCGATGCGGAGTCCTCCTGGAACGGCGGGCGCCTGATCTTCGGCGGCGCTGCCCTCGCGGTCGCGTTCACGATCGCGCTCCACACCGATATCCAGCGCTACACGACAGGCACCGACGAGCTGCATCTCGATCCAGGTGGGGCCGATGCGGAATGGTGGTGGGGCGCCGGACCGTCGTCTCTCGTCGTCTGGGTCGGAGGTTCGCTCGCCTTCGCCGGGATTTTCGTCCTCCTGGCGCTGCTCCTTCCCCGGCAGGAGCGAGAGCCCTCGCCTGCCGCATTGCTCGTCCCCGCTGTGGATGCCGAGACCCCTGCCGCGACTGGATCACTCGAGCCCGGGTCGCGCGAACCGGTCGACGCTACGAGCGCTGCCGTCCCGACGAGCTCGACGCACTCGTGA
- a CDS encoding glycosyltransferase family 2 protein, translating to MPEHPERTLIIVPAWNEAGNVGNTVREILDKIPGMDIVVVDDGSTDDTARIASAAGARVLSLPFNMGVGGAMRTGFTYAQRHGYARAIQVDADGQHDPQDIVRVLSGLESADISIGARFADTGDYEVRGPRKWAMKFLAGVLSRVAKTRLTDVTSGFRAANRRAIDQYVRYYPAEYLGDTVDSLVSAVHSGLTVTQVPVAMRPRAHGRPSQNPAGASVYLLRSVFALSLALLRGRRRPGEVSA from the coding sequence ATGCCCGAGCACCCCGAGCGCACGCTCATCATCGTGCCCGCATGGAATGAAGCGGGGAACGTCGGCAACACGGTCCGGGAGATCCTCGACAAGATTCCCGGCATGGACATCGTGGTGGTCGACGACGGATCCACGGACGACACGGCCAGGATCGCGTCCGCAGCGGGTGCACGCGTCCTGAGCCTTCCGTTCAACATGGGCGTCGGGGGAGCCATGCGCACCGGATTCACCTATGCCCAGCGGCACGGCTACGCACGGGCGATCCAGGTCGATGCGGACGGCCAGCACGACCCCCAGGACATCGTGCGCGTCCTAAGCGGACTGGAGAGCGCCGACATCTCCATCGGAGCGCGATTCGCAGACACTGGAGATTACGAAGTGCGGGGACCCCGCAAGTGGGCCATGAAATTCCTCGCGGGCGTGCTGTCGCGCGTTGCCAAGACGCGTCTCACCGACGTCACAAGCGGTTTTCGCGCGGCCAACCGTCGGGCGATCGACCAGTACGTGCGCTACTACCCGGCGGAGTATCTGGGTGACACCGTGGACTCGCTGGTGAGTGCCGTGCACTCCGGTCTCACCGTGACCCAGGTCCCGGTCGCGATGCGCCCTCGGGCACACGGCCGCCCGAGTCAGAACCCCGCAGGAGCGAGCGTCTACCTGCTTCGCAGCGTCTTCGCACTCTCGTTGGCACTCCTCCGCGGACGCCGCCGTCCCGGCGAGGTGAGCGCATGA
- a CDS encoding DUF2304 domain-containing protein yields the protein MIIVAGIAFAVLVLVIIISLLLRRQLREKYAILWLVIGLALLVLAIFPQLLLGLSELLGVEVPSNLIFALAIVLLVGVALHLSWELSLAEDEVRRVAEEVAILRTDLDELRKAVAANEESRVDSAASAEAPPPRPADDADANGGE from the coding sequence ATGATCATCGTCGCCGGCATCGCCTTCGCGGTCCTCGTCCTCGTCATCATCATCAGCCTGCTGCTGCGGCGGCAGCTCCGCGAGAAGTACGCGATCCTCTGGCTCGTCATCGGGCTTGCTCTCCTCGTCCTCGCGATCTTCCCTCAGCTCCTGCTCGGGCTGTCGGAGCTGCTGGGCGTCGAGGTTCCGTCCAACCTCATCTTCGCCCTCGCCATCGTGCTGCTGGTGGGGGTGGCTCTGCACCTGTCGTGGGAGCTCTCGCTCGCGGAGGACGAAGTGCGTCGGGTGGCGGAAGAGGTCGCAATCCTCCGTACCGACCTCGACGAGCTGCGAAAGGCGGTCGCGGCGAACGAGGAGAGCCGAGTCGACTCTGCGGCGTCCGCTGAGGCTCCGCCGCCTCGACCTGCCGACGACGCGGACGCGAATGGCGGCGAGTGA
- the gmd gene encoding GDP-mannose 4,6-dehydratase encodes MTENTSRKRALITGITGQDGSYLAELLLEKGYEVHGLIRRSSSFNTQRIDHVYQPAQTESQQLFLHFADLTDGSRLVTLLNEIQPHEVYNLAAQSHVRVSFDEPEYTGDATGLGTIRLLEAIRAAHVDCRFYQASSSEMFGATPPPQNEETPFYPRSPYGVAKVYSYWITRNYREAYNLFAVNGILFNHESPRRGGTFVTRKITRAVARIKAGEQSELYLGNLDAVRDWGYAPEYVEGMWRMLQHDEPTDYVLATNTAYTVKDFLRFSFEHAGLDWEEYVRFDERYLRPTEVDALIGDYGKAKELLGWEPKVHTPRLAQIMVDADIAALEIEGRHFVDQVQS; translated from the coding sequence ATGACTGAAAACACCTCGCGCAAGCGTGCCCTCATCACTGGAATCACCGGCCAGGACGGCAGCTACCTTGCTGAGCTGCTGCTGGAAAAGGGTTACGAAGTCCACGGCTTGATTCGCCGTTCGTCGTCGTTCAACACCCAGCGCATCGATCACGTCTACCAGCCTGCGCAGACCGAAAGCCAGCAGCTCTTCCTGCACTTCGCCGACCTGACCGACGGCTCTCGCCTGGTGACGCTGCTCAACGAGATCCAGCCCCACGAGGTCTACAACCTCGCCGCGCAGTCACACGTGCGTGTGAGCTTCGACGAGCCGGAGTACACCGGCGACGCGACCGGCCTCGGCACCATCCGCCTTCTGGAGGCCATTCGCGCTGCGCACGTCGACTGCCGGTTCTACCAGGCCTCGAGCTCCGAGATGTTCGGTGCGACTCCTCCGCCCCAGAACGAAGAGACGCCGTTCTATCCCCGTTCGCCCTACGGCGTCGCCAAGGTCTACTCGTACTGGATCACGCGCAACTACCGCGAGGCCTACAACCTCTTCGCCGTCAACGGCATCCTGTTCAACCACGAGTCGCCGCGCCGCGGCGGGACGTTCGTCACGCGAAAGATCACGCGGGCCGTCGCGCGCATCAAGGCGGGCGAGCAGTCCGAGCTCTATCTCGGCAACCTCGACGCCGTCCGCGACTGGGGTTACGCGCCCGAGTATGTCGAGGGCATGTGGCGGATGCTGCAGCACGACGAGCCGACCGATTACGTGCTGGCGACCAACACGGCCTACACGGTCAAGGACTTCCTGCGGTTCTCGTTCGAGCACGCCGGATTGGATTGGGAAGAGTACGTACGCTTCGACGAGCGCTATCTCCGTCCTACCGAGGTCGACGCCCTCATCGGCGACTATGGCAAGGCCAAGGAGCTCCTCGGCTGGGAGCCCAAGGTCCACACGCCTCGGCTTGCGCAGATCATGGTGGATGCCGATATCGCGGCCCTGGAGATCGAAGGCCGCCACTTCGTCGACCAGGTCCAGAGCTGA
- a CDS encoding NAD-dependent epimerase/dehydratase family protein translates to MRALLTGGGGMLGSSIAAAWRSLRPADELISLTRGDVDLSDSDATRRAVADARPDLVIHTAAHVGGIGDKLARPLPYLLENVRLDASVLEAALAADVPSYLYVASAAAYPADAVNPIEESALFGGRLEPANEPYGLAKLTGLSAVSYAARQTGHAYRSILPSNLYGTGDSFDPDRAHLIASTLLKTHRAKESGAAGVEVWGDGTARREFTYAPDIADWLVRSVDEMGVWPIFMNVGSGVDHSIREFYETAADIIGFRGDLLFDPSKPSGVPRRLIDSSVARTHGWSAPTDLRDGMAECYRAYLDRSVNGESS, encoded by the coding sequence GTGCGTGCGCTGCTGACCGGCGGCGGCGGCATGCTCGGATCGAGCATCGCCGCCGCATGGCGATCGCTCCGTCCCGCTGACGAGCTCATCTCCCTGACGAGAGGCGACGTCGATCTCAGCGACTCCGACGCGACTCGAAGGGCAGTGGCGGACGCTCGTCCCGATCTCGTCATTCACACCGCCGCTCATGTCGGCGGTATCGGAGACAAGCTCGCGCGTCCGCTGCCCTACCTGCTCGAGAACGTCCGTCTCGACGCTTCGGTGCTGGAGGCCGCGCTCGCCGCCGATGTTCCCTCGTATCTCTACGTCGCCAGCGCCGCGGCCTACCCGGCGGATGCGGTCAACCCCATCGAGGAGTCCGCGCTCTTCGGCGGGCGCCTCGAGCCGGCGAACGAGCCCTACGGACTCGCGAAGCTGACGGGGCTCTCTGCCGTGTCGTACGCGGCGCGGCAGACGGGGCACGCCTACCGCAGCATCCTTCCGTCCAATCTCTACGGCACGGGCGACTCATTCGACCCCGATCGCGCTCATCTCATCGCCTCGACCCTGTTGAAGACGCACCGCGCGAAGGAGTCGGGGGCCGCGGGCGTCGAGGTCTGGGGCGACGGCACTGCGCGTCGCGAATTCACCTACGCTCCCGACATCGCCGACTGGCTCGTCCGCTCAGTGGACGAGATGGGTGTCTGGCCGATCTTCATGAACGTGGGGTCCGGCGTAGACCACAGCATCCGTGAGTTCTACGAGACCGCCGCCGACATCATCGGGTTCCGCGGAGACCTGCTCTTCGACCCCTCCAAGCCGAGCGGCGTTCCGCGCCGGCTCATCGATTCATCTGTCGCACGCACCCACGGCTGGAGCGCACCGACGGACCTGCGCGACGGCATGGCCGAGTGCTACCGCGCCTACCTCGACCGATCCGTGAACGGAGAATCCTCATGA
- a CDS encoding DegT/DnrJ/EryC1/StrS family aminotransferase, which translates to MTATGPAYPLATTTWDEAEYDAMQRVIASGRFTNGPLVREFEAAFAAHFGAGFGVMVNSGSSANLIAVAAAVLDPRIDLNRGDEVIVPAVSWPTTYYPLTQYGLRPRFVDIDVDTLNLDLDLVESAIGPRTRAIFAVNLLGNPNDFTRLRGIAEAHGLVLLEDNCESLGAVHDGINAGTAGLAGTFSSFFSHHIATMEGGVILTDDEQLYQEMISLRSHGWTRELPVQNFVHDKTGDAWDDLFRFVLPGYNVRPLEMEGALGLEQLKKVPDLIAGRRENAAYFRERFADVDGVRLQRETGESSWFGFSLVLEGPLAGRRSEVVRAFSAAGIESRPIVAGNFTRNPVMAHLDAVVPESLPAADKVDVDGLFVGNHHYPVHEGIDLVAETVERVTAEVS; encoded by the coding sequence ATGACCGCCACCGGGCCTGCCTACCCCCTCGCAACCACGACGTGGGACGAGGCGGAGTACGACGCGATGCAGAGGGTCATCGCGAGCGGCCGATTCACCAACGGCCCGTTGGTTCGCGAGTTCGAGGCGGCCTTCGCGGCCCATTTCGGAGCGGGCTTCGGAGTGATGGTCAATTCGGGCAGCTCGGCCAACCTCATCGCGGTGGCGGCCGCGGTGCTCGATCCGCGCATCGACCTCAACCGCGGCGACGAGGTCATCGTGCCCGCGGTCTCTTGGCCGACGACCTACTACCCCCTCACCCAGTACGGTCTTCGGCCGCGCTTCGTGGACATCGACGTCGACACTCTCAACCTCGACCTGGACCTGGTCGAGTCCGCAATCGGACCGCGCACCAGGGCGATCTTCGCGGTCAACCTGCTCGGCAACCCGAACGACTTCACGCGCCTGCGCGGGATCGCGGAGGCTCACGGGCTCGTGCTGCTCGAGGACAACTGCGAGTCGCTCGGCGCCGTACACGACGGGATCAACGCCGGCACCGCGGGGCTCGCGGGCACGTTCAGCTCGTTCTTCTCGCATCACATCGCGACGATGGAGGGCGGCGTCATCCTCACCGACGACGAGCAGCTTTATCAGGAGATGATCTCGCTCCGTTCGCACGGCTGGACGCGGGAGCTGCCCGTGCAGAACTTCGTTCACGACAAGACGGGGGATGCCTGGGACGATCTCTTCCGCTTCGTGCTCCCGGGATACAACGTGCGTCCGCTCGAGATGGAAGGGGCGCTGGGCCTGGAGCAGCTGAAGAAGGTGCCCGACCTCATTGCGGGGCGACGCGAGAATGCCGCCTACTTCCGCGAGCGCTTCGCCGACGTGGACGGGGTGCGTCTGCAGCGTGAGACGGGAGAGAGCAGCTGGTTCGGCTTCTCGCTCGTGCTGGAGGGGCCTCTTGCCGGTCGACGTTCCGAGGTCGTACGGGCCTTCTCCGCCGCTGGGATCGAGTCGCGGCCGATCGTCGCGGGCAACTTCACTCGCAACCCCGTCATGGCACATCTCGACGCCGTCGTCCCCGAGAGCCTCCCGGCTGCCGACAAGGTGGATGTCGACGGCCTCTTCGTGGGCAACCACCACTATCCGGTGCATGAGGGGATCGACCTCGTCGCCGAGACGGTGGAGCGTGTCACGGCGGAGGTCTCCTGA
- a CDS encoding serine hydrolase encodes MPTATRFADSNPYDQAVAVSRAAYPGGSRVVLIASGTTFWDANTAAGLAGALQAPVLTVPSNALPPAVATEVRRLAPSTIVIVGSPATVSDAVAGQLAGIAPDIRRVDGGSDFATSRLALTMLPTDVSTVYIAGSGYAGGPASLVDIPIAAATASGTGAGALLVDGVSGTATPETIAAIRRVGAPNVIIIGTTSTVTGTYEQSLVAAGFAVRRSGAGTPQERAMQAAGLRSVPAQRLVVAHAAVMNDIVVAALASGSTKQPLGFAYYACVPDTEAAYVATQGAKIVAMGDTSWLAPPVESNASCSGEKPKRDALLAQAIRNIAAQYGGTYYVSVRELSGAGETFSYNGGTPVEPASMMKLYAAWAALAHVDVGLASYYTLLPGGLYLIDCVAVMIHASDNECQNDIVHWIGVPGLNGMIKDAGFTGTAYGNVTPTGSVLYAGNRTTTDDLTRMVQRLRDGSLLSRANSDLLLGLMGKQIWRSRLASGISVGRCAAVQAGGALARLRPAAGRHGDHVRRPLGRRPLDGRRRGRQRRRPARDHSNRLLALQRCLRGCGRLPA; translated from the coding sequence ATGCCGACGGCGACGCGTTTCGCGGATTCCAATCCCTACGATCAAGCGGTCGCCGTCTCGCGCGCCGCCTACCCAGGTGGATCCCGAGTCGTCCTGATCGCCTCCGGAACCACCTTCTGGGATGCCAACACGGCTGCCGGCCTCGCCGGTGCTCTTCAAGCCCCCGTGCTCACCGTGCCGTCCAACGCTCTTCCCCCGGCGGTTGCGACAGAGGTCCGCCGCCTTGCACCCAGCACGATCGTGATCGTCGGATCGCCGGCCACGGTCTCGGATGCAGTCGCCGGCCAGCTCGCAGGCATCGCTCCGGACATCCGGAGGGTTGACGGGGGGAGCGATTTCGCGACGTCCCGTCTCGCGCTGACCATGCTCCCGACAGACGTCAGCACCGTCTACATAGCGGGAAGCGGCTACGCCGGAGGGCCCGCCTCACTCGTCGACATCCCGATCGCGGCCGCGACGGCGTCGGGAACGGGGGCGGGAGCGCTTCTCGTCGACGGAGTAAGCGGCACCGCGACGCCGGAGACCATCGCCGCCATCCGGCGAGTCGGAGCGCCGAACGTCATCATCATCGGCACCACGAGCACGGTGACCGGGACATACGAGCAATCGCTCGTCGCCGCAGGATTCGCCGTGCGACGGTCCGGGGCCGGAACACCTCAGGAGAGGGCGATGCAGGCGGCCGGGCTCCGCAGCGTGCCCGCTCAACGCCTCGTCGTGGCGCACGCTGCCGTCATGAACGACATCGTGGTCGCAGCGCTGGCCTCGGGCAGCACGAAGCAGCCGCTCGGATTCGCTTACTACGCGTGCGTGCCCGACACCGAAGCAGCCTACGTGGCCACGCAGGGCGCGAAGATCGTGGCCATGGGCGACACCTCGTGGCTCGCACCCCCTGTGGAGTCCAATGCGTCGTGCTCGGGCGAGAAGCCGAAACGGGACGCCCTGCTCGCCCAGGCCATCCGCAACATCGCCGCGCAGTACGGCGGAACGTATTACGTGAGCGTCCGCGAATTGAGCGGAGCAGGCGAGACCTTCAGCTACAACGGGGGCACGCCGGTCGAGCCCGCGAGCATGATGAAGCTCTACGCCGCGTGGGCCGCGCTCGCACACGTCGACGTGGGCCTCGCCTCGTACTACACGCTCCTCCCTGGAGGCCTGTACCTCATCGATTGCGTGGCCGTCATGATCCACGCGTCGGACAACGAGTGTCAGAACGACATCGTCCACTGGATCGGAGTTCCTGGACTCAACGGGATGATCAAGGACGCGGGATTCACCGGGACGGCGTACGGAAATGTCACGCCCACGGGAAGCGTCCTCTACGCAGGGAACCGGACGACGACCGATGACCTGACCCGCATGGTCCAGCGCCTGCGTGACGGGTCTCTGCTGTCACGAGCCAACTCCGACCTTCTGCTCGGCCTCATGGGCAAGCAGATCTGGCGATCGCGGCTCGCGTCGGGGATTTCCGTGGGGCGTTGCGCAGCAGTCCAAGCCGGGGGCGCTCTGGCTCGCCTCAGGCCTGCTGCAGGCCGACACGGGGATCATGTACGGAGACCGCTCGGTCGTCGCCCTCTCGATGGTCGCCGTAGGGGGCGTCAACGTCGCCGCCCTGCGCGCGATCACTCGAACCGTCTACTCGCACTACAACGGTGCCTTCGGGGCTGCGGCCGCCTACCCGCCTGA